The genomic stretch GCTCCCCCGCCGAGAAGGCTGGCGTGCAGCCGGGCGACGTGGTCGTGCAGGCGGGCACTCGGCCGGTCCGGAATCCGTTCGATTGGGAGGCACGGCTCCTCGACCTGCGGGTTGGCGAGACGTTGCCGGTGACCGTCCGTCGTGGTGGGCGTGAGCTGAAGCTCGCGCTGCAGGTGGCGGATGCGCCGGAGGTCACGGCCCAGAAGGTGACCGTCCTGCGTGAACTGCAGCTCATCTCCCTGACCGATGCCATTCGCCAGGAGCGCGGGATCGGGTCGAATCAGGGGGCGCTCGTGTACAAGGTGTCCGATCGGATTCGTGACGAGATCGGGCTCCAGGAAGGGGATGTGATCGTGCAGGTGGGGCAGTCCCGCGTGGCGACGGCGGAGGCGGCGTCGGCCGCCATCGATCGCTACGGCGCACGTGGGGCCGTGTTCCTCGTGTTCGAACGCAACCGGCAGTTCCTGCAGACGCAGTTCTATCTCCGCTGATCTCTGTCCACTCGGCCACGCCCTTCGTGACTGCTTCCGATAGTTCCGGTTACTCCTCGCCGCTTTCCGAGCGTTATGCCTCGAAAGCCATGCTCACCCTGTGGGGCCCGCAGGCGCGCTACGGTCTGTGGCGCCGCCTCTGGCTGGCCCTGGCCGAATCGCAGCAGGCGCTCGGGATCGAGATTCCCGAGGAGGCGCTCACGGCGATGCGGGCACACCTCGACGACATCGACTTCGCCGCGGTGGCCGAGTACGAGCGGAAGTTCCGGCACGATGTCATGGCGCATGTGCACGCCTTCGGTGATGTGGCCCCGGCGGCGCGCAAGTTCATTCATCTCGGCGCGACCAGCTGCTACGTCACGGACAACGCCGAGCTGATCCTGATGCGTCAGGGGCTGGACCTGCTGCGCAGCAAGCTGCTCGACGCGCTCGATGCGCTGAGCGGCTTCGCCCGCCAGTGGAAGGACGTGCCGGCGCTGGGCTACACGCATCTGCAGCCGGCGCAGCTCACCACGGTGGGCAAGCGCGCGACGCTCTGGATGCAGGACATTCTCCTCGATCTCGAGGATCTCGACTACCGGGTGCGGACACTGCCGTTCCGCGGCGTCAAAGGGACGACCGGCACGCAGGCGAGCTTCCTGACGCTGTTCGATGGGGACCACGCCAAGGTGCGCGCGCTCGACGCGATGGTGTGCCAGAAGATGGGCTTTGCGTCGTCGATTCCGGTGAGTGGTCAGACGTATTCGCGAAAGGTTGACGCGCAGGTGCTTGGCGTGGTGGCCGGCATCGCCGCCACGGCCTCCAAGTTCTCCGGCGACATTCGCATGCTGCAGGCGTTCGGCGAGATCGAGGAGCCGTTCGAGAAGAACCAGATCGGCTCGTCGGCCATGGCGTACAAGCGCAACCCGATGCGCTCCGAGCGCATTGCGGCATTGGCGCGCTTCGTCCTGAGCCTCGAGCCGAATGCGAATCAGACGCACGCCGTGCAGTACTTCGAGCGCACGCTCGACGACTCGGCGAACCGTCGCCTCGCGATCCCGGAATCGTTCCTGGCGACCGATGCCATTCTCGTGCTGATGCAGAACGTCGTGCGCGGGCTCGAGGTGCATCCGGCGCGGATTCGTCGGCGGGTGGAAGACGAACTGCCGTTCATGGCGACCGAGGAGCTGATCGTGCGCTTCGTGCGCGCGGGCGGCGATCGGCAGGAAGCGCACGAGATCATTCGGGGGCACAGCATTGCCGCCGCGCGTGCCGTGAAGGACGGGGCGCCGAAGAATGACATGCTCGAGCGTCTGGCCGCCGACCCGGCGTTCGGCATTCCCCTCGAGGATTTGCAGGCGGTCGCCGAGCCCGCGCGCTTTGTGGGGCGCGCGCCGCAGCAGGTCGAGGAGTTTCTGGCCGAGCACGTGGCGCATTGGCTCTCGACCGAACGGGTACAGGCGGAACGTGAAGAGGTGCGCGTATGAGCGCGTCTGCTCCGATCGCGGTGTCGAGCACCGCGCTGCCCCTGCCCCTCGTGCGACGCGGCAAGGTGCGCGATGTGTACGGGGTCGATGACGAGCGCCTGCTGCTGGTGACGACCGATCGCATCAGTGCGTTCGATGTCGTGATGGATCAGGCCATTCCGTACAAGGGTGCGGTCCTGACGCAGCTCACGGCGTGGTGGCTGGCCCAGCTGGCGAACCGGGTGGAGCACCATCTGCTCACCGCTGACACCGACGAGATCATTCGCGAGGTGCCGGCGCTTGCCGCGCACCGCGGGGAGATCGCGGGCCGCAGCATGCTGTGTGTGCGGGCCGACGTGGTGCCCATCGAGTGTGTGATTCGCGGCTACATCTCGGGGTCGGCGTGGAAGGAGTATCGCGAACACGGGACGCTCGCCGGTGAACCGCTGGCGGCCGGGCTGCGCGAAAGCGATCGACTCGAGCCCGCGCTCTTCAGCCCGGCGACCAAGGCGGAGTCGGGGCACGATGAGAACATCACCATCGCCACCGTGATCGAGCGTCAGGGTCCGGCGGTCGCCGCCGAGTTGGAGCGACTGGCGCGCACCGTGTACGAGTTCGGGCGGGCCACTGCCGAACCGCGTGGCATCATCGTGGCTGATACCAAGTTCGAGTTTGGATGGCGCGATGGCCGCCTGTTGCTGATCGACGAGGTGCTCACGCCCGACAGTTCACGGTTCTGGCCCGCCGACCGGTATGAACCGGGCCACGGCCAGCCGAGCTTCGACAAGCAGCCCCTGCGTGATTGGTTGGACGGGGAGCGCCGAGCCGGGCGCTGGAATGGAGAAGCCCCGCCGCCCACGCTTCCGCCTGAGGTGATTGAGGCAACCAGCCTCCGCTATCGCGATGCGTTCGCCCGGATCACGGGCGCGCCGCTCGATCTGGCGCGCCTCGGTCTCCCCGTTTGAGGATCCTCGATGTTCGCTCGTGAAGGCTATCCGTTCATTCTGGGTGCTGCCGCGGTGGCGGCGGTGCTCTTCTCGCTGGCGCTCAAGCAGCGCTCGTGGGGCCTCTGGCTCGCGGCGTTCGTCGTGCTGGTGCTCGCGCTCTGGGTCGCGTGGTTCTTCCGCAATCCCCAGCGCCCGGGCGAACGCGGCGATGGCGTGGCCATCGCCCCGGCCGACGGCCGCGTGGTGCTGATCACGAACATCGACGAACCCACCTTCGTGGGCGGGCCGACGCAGCGCGTGTCGATCTTCATGAACGTCTTCGACGTGCACGTGAATCGCTATCCCGTCACCGGGCGCGTGGAGCATGTGGTGCACAAGGCGGGCAAGTTCCTGAACGCGGTGACCGAAGCGTCGAGCGTGGAGAACGAACAGGCGTCGGTGGGGATCGTGACGCCGCGGCATCGCATCCTGGTGCGCCAGATCGCCGGGCTGATCGCGCGCCGCATCATCACCGACTCCAAGTCCGGTGACGCGGCGGTTCAGGGGGAACGCATGGGGTTGATCCGCTTCGGCTCGCGTGTGGATGTCTTCCTGCCTCCGGACGCCCGCCTGCGGGTGGCGGTGGGGCAGCGGACGACCGCGGGCCAGACGGTCATCGCTGACCTGCCGACCGGCTGAGTGATGAACCGCCCCGATTCGCGCATGAGCCAGGACGCCCCGGATCGACCGCGGCGGTATCGGCAGCGCGCGGCGGTTGCGCTGCCGAACGGCTTCACGCTCGCGAACCTCTTCTTCGGCATCTTCGCGATCG from Gemmatimonadaceae bacterium encodes the following:
- the purB gene encoding adenylosuccinate lyase, translating into MLTLWGPQARYGLWRRLWLALAESQQALGIEIPEEALTAMRAHLDDIDFAAVAEYERKFRHDVMAHVHAFGDVAPAARKFIHLGATSCYVTDNAELILMRQGLDLLRSKLLDALDALSGFARQWKDVPALGYTHLQPAQLTTVGKRATLWMQDILLDLEDLDYRVRTLPFRGVKGTTGTQASFLTLFDGDHAKVRALDAMVCQKMGFASSIPVSGQTYSRKVDAQVLGVVAGIAATASKFSGDIRMLQAFGEIEEPFEKNQIGSSAMAYKRNPMRSERIAALARFVLSLEPNANQTHAVQYFERTLDDSANRRLAIPESFLATDAILVLMQNVVRGLEVHPARIRRRVEDELPFMATEELIVRFVRAGGDRQEAHEIIRGHSIAAARAVKDGAPKNDMLERLAADPAFGIPLEDLQAVAEPARFVGRAPQQVEEFLAEHVAHWLSTERVQAEREEVRV
- a CDS encoding phosphatidylserine decarboxylase family protein, with the translated sequence MFAREGYPFILGAAAVAAVLFSLALKQRSWGLWLAAFVVLVLALWVAWFFRNPQRPGERGDGVAIAPADGRVVLITNIDEPTFVGGPTQRVSIFMNVFDVHVNRYPVTGRVEHVVHKAGKFLNAVTEASSVENEQASVGIVTPRHRILVRQIAGLIARRIITDSKSGDAAVQGERMGLIRFGSRVDVFLPPDARLRVAVGQRTTAGQTVIADLPTG
- a CDS encoding phosphoribosylaminoimidazolesuccinocarboxamide synthase, with the protein product MSASAPIAVSSTALPLPLVRRGKVRDVYGVDDERLLLVTTDRISAFDVVMDQAIPYKGAVLTQLTAWWLAQLANRVEHHLLTADTDEIIREVPALAAHRGEIAGRSMLCVRADVVPIECVIRGYISGSAWKEYREHGTLAGEPLAAGLRESDRLEPALFSPATKAESGHDENITIATVIERQGPAVAAELERLARTVYEFGRATAEPRGIIVADTKFEFGWRDGRLLLIDEVLTPDSSRFWPADRYEPGHGQPSFDKQPLRDWLDGERRAGRWNGEAPPPTLPPEVIEATSLRYRDAFARITGAPLDLARLGLPV